DNA from Apis cerana isolate GH-2021 linkage group LG13, AcerK_1.0, whole genome shotgun sequence:
ttcttctaaattttttgcGCAATCCAGTATAAGAGGGAACATATCCTTTAATTTGCCTGACGTAAATACTGGAGAGAGTTTCATTCTCAACGGTCGCCATGTTTTAGATTCCAATGCGAAGAGAGTTTGAAATATTGGttctatctttaaattaaattatctttccttattttattttaaattattttacgcgattaaacttttttaccTCGCGCATAATTTACACGAATATTCtgatattcttgaaaaaattaaattattatatatatatattttgatatcaaaACATATCATAATTCGAATCATTTATGTATCttctgttttataataataaaattataaataccttAGGATTTACATGAATTCCTCGATCCGCGAATAAGCTGAAATCTCTGATGAGAACATCTTTGATCATTTCGAAGTCGTTAACAACAAGAATAGGAGTTCTTCCTTGAAATACTCCGAAAACTAACTCGTTCTTGTATTCTTgatataattgttttgttttttcggCCAGTgatattttcttgaatattactTCTCGGAAATTACCAAAAAAGATCATAGGTTTTGGTCCAGGTACGCCACGATTCTTCCACGTGTCAAAGGTCgaagtgaaataataataaatcgcgAACAATAACGCTCCAATGGCGCAAAGAAGTTGAAAGTGATCCATGTTGTATCAaactttctaaataaatataataataaaataaattataaaagatcgaTTAATCAGATCTCatgattgttaataaaaatgatcgttaataaaatctttttaaattttgttgagAGGTGCTGATGATAAATGCTGATTcgcaaagaataataaataatgcgtagatgcataaaatatctacaatcgttcaattaaaattatactctaCGttcatcgaaataaaaagaaacaaacgtattattcaattaatttttcgaaaaatttttgttaaattaaataattgattaagtaAATAACTAATCTATctcagaataaaaataaaatcataattaattgttacagtttctttaaataaatgtttcgagATCCTTTCacgatgaaatataaaacgattCTACTGAGTTGGTGATTtcgcgataaaataaaatacttatattcAGTTATATCATCAactgttgattttttttttattttatttaaatccctACTTGTAGATGTGCAGCATGACAAATCAAATATTGATACTTACTTCATCTAATATAATAGAGATAATAGAAAGATATAGATatgtgttaaattattaaataaatatagcagcaaataaaatttttatataaattgatataataatgtagAACCTATACAGAATCCTTTACATAATGATGGCTTTttcattgaagaaaatttctttcatatgaGATTAATTggccaattttctttttaagaagtttaagttctttgtttttttgtgtataacattttttatttattctttaatttctacgtattttatatattttatatatcaattatattttcagttcAATTTTAGTTCAATATTAgtataactattattttattttttaaaaatgaaaaaaaaatattctacataaaaatattctgagagaaaatgaaatcacttttttttaaataaaagtttctttataaatttttacaatatatttttgtaactatatattatttttttgtcatattcgtcaaaaaataaataagctgaattttaattatattcataaagagtaaatatgtaattgtatTTTGTTAAACTAATTtggttaaataagaaatagaatccataagtttataatttatcacttAATTTAGCTtcgctaaataaatattagtttgattatataatataaataagcgTAAGACAAACTgcgcaaaaaattatttatttaacttagatcttaatttttcaattataatataaataagttaacgatattatttatagattagtATTAgtgatttataatcttttatattaacataaaattgaatgtaatgataggaagaaaaaagatatttaccaTTAACTTGTCAGAAGATTATACGTCTGTATTCTACATACTATTCTGGACGTAAAACTGGAAAGAAGATGTAAGATTAAGAAATACAGATTTGATTGGTTGCAATCTTTCCACACATCTTTTCAAACatagtttcaatttaattgcaattcatcttaattcatacatatattcaattatcgcATAAAGgagattgtaattaatttattagttatCAGAGATCCCTTtttcatttagaaattttaaaaacttttaagtagagataaaaatggtaaaaaattcttatctttctttgtttttttttttttcatagtaaatattaataactattatttattaaataattatttcattatacaaaAACTTTAAACACATTatagaacattaaaaaaaaatacaaaaaatattataattaacattaaaaaaaataaacaaataaaaagtaaaaaaatactacaaaatacacatttaataaatatttaacttattacaATATCTTACATATCCTAACCTACACCAAAGTAATTAATACTAGATTCAACAATTAGCATTAAgactgttatataaaaattcagacAAGTTAATACTTGTGAGAAGACATTCGTGCATTTGTCCCTCTAGTGGCGAAGATAGAAACGAAGACAGAAAGACTaaacgaattataatataattgaaacgtTCATTCATAttgtatctatataatataatataaatatataatataattgacatAATTGAcataagttataatattattttttaatatttaattattcttttaatattatattatatattattatacaaatacaaaaataattgaaagtgGAACTGAAAAGATAAGAATaaggataaagaaataaaggaaattaagaaaaataaaattaattaaaatataaaacattcaaatatacataaaataatataggaaAATAAGCATAGTTATtgttttctcaattatttttataaattcatggCTGATGTaacttttttcgaaattatttttttattaaaatgataaattattataaatcgatcatattatatatacaatattaattaagaattaaaattttatataacataaataaaaaatatttttaaaaaagttgaatatttttaaaaaagttgaaaaataataaaaattatatttataaatattaatttatatacttgaattaataagatttaattaattaattgagatCAAATACTTATTtagttgttaattaaaaacattattatacaataataattattttttatattaacattaaatcttagttatttttaagtaCACTCCTCCTTTTAATACTAAGAAAAAGTTACGTTCATCAGATTTGAAGGGGATCGTGGTTTTTTCACAAACATTAACTTTGTGATTGCGAAGAATTGTTAAAAGACCAATCTTGCTTTGATAATGCGCAAAACGAGAacctgaaaaataattacgaaattacgaaaattaaaattaatttaattttcatataaatattatgcacGACTTAATGTGGATAGATTAAAAAACGTACCGATGCAATTTCTTGGCCCATCGCCAAATGGTAAATAACTCATAGGATGTCTACTAGCGAAAGCATCATCCTCGAATCTTTCGGGATCGAATACTTCGGGTTTCGGATAAATATTTGGATCATGTTGAATACCATACACTGGTATCCATAATTTCGTGCCCTTTGGTATTGTAATTTTAGTAcctttaaatgtataattttcctTCGCTTTTCTGGTTAATATCGACAATATTGGATACTTCCTTAAAGTTTCTGTAAAGAAAAagctaaattaaataattataaaaatatattaatatttattcgatttaaattgatttcgaatatacttatacaaaatatacaaataattttttaattcaaagggaatagaatttactttttaacatttttttaaatctcttcCTTTCAGGTAGATTTAATAGATACCTTTAAACACCTtatccaaatatttcatttctttgatATCTGTGTACGTCAATACTCCCTTATTTTTCTCGTAcacttttctaatttcttgtCGTAATTTATCTTGTATTTCTTGATTTTGAGCTAACTCGTAAAGACTAAATGCCATGGTCGATGAAGAGGTTTCAAATCCGGCAATGAAGAAGACGACTGCTTGAGCAGTTAACAAAATATCTGTTAATTctgtaaaatacaataaaatgtgAATACTGTAAATTTTTTGGCACAAACTTGtcgctattaaattttatgacactataataaataattattttcattattgttaATCAAGTTTGATATTTCCACATATAGTAcacacaataattatttagaaacttATTTAGAATGTGTGAtggaatttgattttaaatagacATCGATATACTTTACaaattatcttctattatataaaacgaaaGCAACCACaaaagtatacaaaaatatcaatttaaatttctagaatCGATTCTTTAAAGATTCTTCTTTgacgaatttatattaacgcATACGTACTTACCAATATTGTCCATTTTCTCTGGATGTTCTTTCAATTGCATGAGCATATTGATAAAATCTGATCGAACTATATTGTTATCCTTCCTATATTTCATCGTGGTActgatcaaatttataaaaaatttatcgatgtcTTTCATTGTAAACATATTACCGATTACTCCGTACAAAGATGGAAAAAGTACTTTACAAGTATTTCCGATCATCAATTTCAAAGTAGGTGAAAACATCTTCTTGCCCATTTTACGAAATTCACTATCCTCGTCCAAAAGGGAATGTGTGTTGATCCCAAAAGCGCAGCTGCCGATAACGTCGGTCGTAAATTTTGCAGCTAAATCACGGCATTCCACCATTTCGTTCTTCTTTACCACTTCGTTCAAATATTCCTCTAAATTTTTCGCGCTTTCCATTATAAGGAAGAACATCTCTTTCAGTTTTCCAGACGTGAATATTGGCGAAAGTTTCATTCGTATTGGTCGCCATCTTTCAGCCTCCAACAAGAAGAGATGTTGCGTCAGTGGTTCtatctatttacaaaaaaaaaaacataaaatttaggtatattttacgttaaattatttaaaaaaaaaaaagtcttttCTTACAATTgtcaaacttaaattttttaatgatattaatttattactattacaaaAATCAGATACTTTGgggatataaaaattctatgaattgaaattttgaaataccttcggaaaaattcgaaatcctcgatccataaataatgaaaagtcTTTGATGAGAACATCTTTAATCATATCTAAATCGTTAATGACAAGAACCGGAGTCATTCCCTCGAATATCCCAAAAACTGATTCATGTTTGTAATCGTCGTACCACTTTTTAACAGTTTCAGatattgactttttttttatcaagggATTCGCAAAACTGCCAAAAAATACTACAGATTTTGGTCCAGATATGCCACGATTTTGCCAAAAAGCatattttgatgaataataatagtaaatcgTGACAATCACCACGCTTATAGCGCAGAGAATTTGGAAATAATCCatgttatatcaatttttgctatatcccaataataataaaaatcaattaatccagtaattttaataatatatataatggtatgtaatataaaatggatattataaatatgaaatgaaatcatcattgtacatatataagcaagaatgaataaaacttttaaaattaatattattttaatattaattcaaaagaagaaaaattattttttatttcaatatcgatttatttatttatgagtatatttatttatttaataaatatttaagagatataaataattgcaataaaaaaatttcaatttagaattaatttcatgtagcttatcttaaataattttgatatactcATAAACACGTAATTTCATTGAGGTGATTttgataaacttttattttatttatatcatttatttacatgatgaaaaaaattaaaaattattttatttcattttactattttatttattacatttttaaaaaatttaaaattatgcaaaattaattaaagtgaatgaatgatataacaataataatgaaataaatatatattatttgaaaattaataaaaaaatatagatcatattcatttaaaaatttcttcaatttattcCGTTATGAACGCTACCTTAATGTTTATATACGATTtcattaacttaaaaattttgccatttgcatcattttttctttgaatttcttaattaatttatattaataattaataatggtatattcataaaaatagtttttttatctAGAATTCAAAACATACTCACTTGACtagatatttacattaaaaaataaattttatagaataaaatctaTCTGAGATGTCTTTCACGAACTGAACGTCAGATAGTGACTAATGATAAGTTTTCTTTCAATTGGTTACATTAGTGTGAgtcagattatatatatatagtcaatGTCCTTGATATAGCGACGATGATAGCGACctctattttcaatataaatataatatgcatatatatatatatgcatatatatatatatatatatatatatatatatatatatatatacacattttattttaatttttaaacaatttaaaacgaaataaattattataattattatatcgatattattttcgttgTATCCAAAAAAGATGGTTCTGTAGAATAATGCTTACATGAAAATATTCCTGTATAGATATCTGTTACTATCTTTTCTATagcgaataattattctataaattcaaggaagaaaaacaaaataaaaatgtaatatcatTCAACATTCAATgatgcatttttattaatgaattcaatgaattcaatttgtgggaaataaattttgtttatcattcatataatagctgttatgataaatttattgtttacaagaaattgaataaaaattgctgCGTAATAATTGCTATGTATAATTGAGAGGTTTTCTCAATGTTAATAATCATTCTTCATgacttgtataattattatctatcttATTCATACACTCAAGTACAAGTATCACTAATTTTTTTCCTGTAATGCATTAAGAACATAAATACGTAATCTTAGAAAATTcctcaataaaatcaatatatatatttttctgatagTGTGatccaaaatatttccaaaatccgtacattctttttcttcatatttcttcgatcagattttaaatataaaattttttttttattaaaacagtataaatatttgaatatttattttgaatattttttctgtaatgatattgaaatttctgtttttgacgatatatatttttatatataatataatttaatcatcaatCGATAATATATGTTTTCGGTAAAAATttgcgattttattttatctccagattataaaaaaaattatttttttttttgaataataaatttattgttagaaTAAAGTATCTAAAGCATAAAAAAActagtttaaatttaattcaaaaaattcatttaaataaaaatttcaaataaaaaatataatttacaaacaatTTTGTAGATATACTTGtcgaagatatatttatggatataatatttatggacATAAGaatgaattgatattattcaataatataataatatttacatcgaaaaacaaaaagaacaaaaaaattttgttaagtaatttctttaaattctgtCTTAATTTCTACGTGTAATgatcaattgtattttaattaatcctgcaaattttcattatattacttaaaaataatttcatcaaaatcaaattaaaaccatattttattctaaataattattagaatgtgatttattattttctttttttttatgaaaatttttaattatttttaattttccaaattaaataaatcattagatttatatatatatttcttatcgcaattatactataaatattgcatagtcataatatatcgataataatcttaacatgtatcatatttcataaatatgttattatttacattgataAATGCGCACTTTGTATCACAAATTTATGCGTATAATCttgtgtaatatatttatgttataattaattaaagcaagaagagaaaaatataaatcagaaacaattaattccatagaaagaaaattaatagaaaaaattaataaaaataaaataaataaataaaataaatattaaaatagaatattttcataattgataatataatcaattgatagtacaatcaaaaaaatagaaagataggaaacgatttattttttatttttaaagtttatttttttatttcctaatttGTACTAAATTACACAATACTTGTAGACGCCGATAGATTGCGCATGAATTGAGATCGAAGGAATTTGAGTTGGAagtaaataagtttttatattatttttatcctatagagatgcatattattaattataaatacatatttatatgtgatttttaatttttcatagtaaattactaatattaaataaattttgttttaaaatagtttaattttacattattttttaaatttaaatttataaattatacaatttaattgtaGCTGTACTTGAACGTatgtttagaataattaatttaattgtaactttttattttatttaaaatacttttaaatatatttggtatcataaatttctaaagatttgaaaaagtaaattttatgatataaaacgtttttgttaaacatttaaataattaacgctatatttttgttttagaacaagaaaagaaaatatttttatgtataaaatattctagcaatgtgattttaattatttaaagattttataatatttctaataataccatatttttaataataaaattaaacaaaaaatcaaatttaaaaattaaatttttttgaaaaatcataaattttctattatctctCTATCTATTATCCTCAGATCCACAAATTATAACTTACTTATGAAGATAATTGTTGTCTTAATAACATTAAGATTCATATGTAATcagaattaaattagattttataagaTTAGATGTTAATAAGTTTTTAGGATTACGATATCTTTTGTTATGTTTTCTAATACGATTTTGTACATTGTATTATCATATGgaaagatatttcgaaattgttatttttatactattttatattttatattttaatattataatacatcttaaaaaaaatttaataattatatgtatttttaatattaatcttattttaaaaaaattgtatacttttagtgatatgaataaaaaaatcattatgattagttaaatttgaatttaatttaatttaatcgattgtTTCAATTAGTTTAATAATCATACTGCTGATAATTCTTGTTGcaacgataattatataatatacttaaaaatttgtatataatactgaaacatttttataagttttataatctcaaaattatcttttaaactttataaacttttaattaatatatattgaataacttttactgttaatatgtatatatacatatataatacttatattaatcttatattttatttatttttaagttgatACCTCCTTTCAGtgttaacaaaaattgaaatgggTCACTTTCATATGGAATCCTAGTTTGCTcgcaaatatcaattttatgattacGGACAATTGTTATAATACCAATTTTGCTTTGAAATTGTGCAAAACGTGCacctaaaaatgataattaaaaattagaaaaataattctacggATTAATAATTCTccgttattttatcttattatcgtACCGATGCAGTTTCTTGGTCCATCGCCGAAAGGTAAATAAGTCATAGGATGCCTGGCAACTACAGCTTCTTCATTGAATCTTTCGGGATCGAAAATATCAGGATTTGGAAATATATCTGGATCATTTTGAATTCCATATGGCAGTATCCACACTTTTATACCCTTTTCGATAGTAACTTTAGTGCCCTTGAACGTGTAATTTTCCTCCGCTTGCCTGGTCAGCATTGCCATTATTGGATACTTCCTTAAAGTTTCTATTCGCGAAAGAACGAAtactttattagaaaaatatacacataaatGAAATGTTTTCTACAccgataatttaacaattaatttaataaaaagaatctaattttacgtaattttttttacctttgaGAATCTTgtccaaatatttcatatttttaattacatcataCGTCAATTctccatatttttcataaacctCTCTGATTTCCTCGCGTAGCTTATCTTGGATTTCCTGATTCTGCGCCAATTCATAAAGGGCATGAGATATCGTGGACGAAGAAGTTTCAAAACCAGCGACAAAGAAGACAAAAGCTTGCGAAGCAATCATCGAATCTGTCAgctctgtaaaaaaaaaaaaaaaaaaaaaat
Protein-coding regions in this window:
- the LOC108003965 gene encoding uncharacterized protein LOC108003965; amino-acid sequence: MDYFQILCAISVVIVTIYYYYSSKYAFWQNRGISGPKSVVFFGSFANPLIKKKSISETVKKWYDDYKHESVFGIFEGMTPVLVINDLDMIKDVLIKDFSLFMDRGFRIFPKIEPLTQHLFLLEAERWRPIRMKLSPIFTSGKLKEMFFLIMESAKNLEEYLNEVVKKNEMVECRDLAAKFTTDVIGSCAFGINTHSLLDEDSEFRKMGKKMFSPTLKLMIGNTCKVLFPSLYGVIGNMFTMKDIDKFFINLISTTMKYRKDNNIVRSDFINMLMQLKEHPEKMDNIELTDILLTAQAVVFFIAGFETSSSTMAFSLYELAQNQEIQDKLRQEIRKVYEKNKGVLTYTDIKEMKYLDKVFKETLRKYPILSILTRKAKENYTFKGTKITIPKGTKLWIPVYGIQHDPNIYPKPEVFDPERFEDDAFASRHPMSYLPFGDGPRNCIGSRFAHYQSKIGLLTILRNHKVNVCEKTTIPFKSDERNFFLVLKGGVYLKITKRYNMDHFQLLCAIGALLFAIYYYFTSTFDTWKNRGVPGPKPMIFFGNFREVIFKKISLAEKTKQLYQEYKNELVFGVFQGRTPILVVNDFEMIKDVLIRDFSLFADRGIHVNPKIEPIFQTLFALESKTWRPLRMKLSPVFTSGKLKDMFPLILDCAKNLEEFVEKVRNSGEPVDCRDMAAKFTTDVIGSCAFGVCMNSLSPEGSEFRRMGEQLGKFTFKRLAKDFTRLYMPFLFDIIGGYLQSHEVNNFFINLIRDSIKYRQENNVYRPDFVNTLKELKEHPEKLENIELTDALLTSQALVFFLAGFETSSTTISNALYELAQNPEMQDKLRKEIKEVYENNGGALSYTDVKEMKYLDKVFKETLRKYPVLPVLSRQAKENYAFKDTKIKIPKGTRIWIPVYGIQHDPNIYPEPEVFDPERFEDDAFASRHPMSYLPFGDGPRNCIGARFAHYQSKVGLITVLRDHKVEVCAKTVIPYKSEPRNILMIPEGGKIELKITKV